One Haloferax sp. Atlit-12N genomic window, CACACGAAAACTCCGTTCTCTACCATCTCCGCACCAAGTTCGACCTCGAGACGCTCGAACAGGTTGGAAACACGCTCCTCCAGAAGGACATTCTCAACGTCCTTCCCCAGCAGGTGGAGGTCTGCGCAGACCTCCACCTGCGGCCCTACTACGGCGACGAAGACGATACAGACGGCCTGTATCACTCACAAGCGAAGCGTGGAACCACCGCGTTCCACGCGTACGCGACGCTGTACGCACGCGTGAAGAACAAACGCTACACGCTGGCGGTGCGCCGTCTCGAAGACGGCGACACCGCCAGCAGTGTCCTCGCAGAGTTCCTCGGTATTCTCGACGGCCTTGACCTCGGCGTCCAGGCCGTCTATCTTGACCGCGAATTCTACGACAGCAAGTGTTTAACGCTGCTTCAGGCGCACAACCACGCCTACGTCATGCCGATCGTGCGCTGGGGACGGACGATCAAGCGAGAACTCTCAGAAGGATGGAGTCGCGTGATTCAGCACAGTCTGACAGCGAGACTCGACGGTCACAGCTGGACCGTCGAGTTTCCCGTCTACATCGACTGTACCTACCAGAACGGACGGTACGACGAACATGGGGTGGCGCGTCACGGCTACGCCGCTGACGCGCCGTTCATCGACTCACTACGGGACGCTCGATACCACTACGCGAAACGCTTCGGTATCGAGGCAAGCTATCGACTCTCCGAGCAAAGTATCGCGACGACCACGACACAAAATCCGGTCGTACGGCTGTTGTACGTCGTGGTGAGCCTGCTGTTACAGAACGTCTGGCGGTATTTGCACTGGGAATACGTGGCGACGCCCCGCCGTGGGGGGCGTCGCGTCTGGGAGTGGT contains:
- a CDS encoding ISH3 family transposase; its protein translation is HENSVLYHLRTKFDLETLEQVGNTLLQKDILNVLPQQVEVCADLHLRPYYGDEDDTDGLYHSQAKRGTTAFHAYATLYARVKNKRYTLAVRRLEDGDTASSVLAEFLGILDGLDLGVQAVYLDREFYDSKCLTLLQAHNHAYVMPIVRWGRTIKRELSEGWSRVIQHSLTARLDGHSWTVEFPVYIDCTYQNGRYDEHGVARHGYAADAPFIDSLRDARYHYAKRFGIEASYRLSEQSIATTTTQNPVVRLLYVVVSLLLQNVWRYLHWEYVATPRRGGRRVWEW